From a single Brassica napus cultivar Da-Ae chromosome C9, Da-Ae, whole genome shotgun sequence genomic region:
- the LOC106417431 gene encoding uncharacterized protein LOC106417431, producing the protein MSAPVAHDVVSFKDIVTADQVKPHNDLLVIELTIQDIVVARVLVDTGCSANIIYKSTLKRMEIDLCAITEGPSPIFGLSGDATMTLGSINLLVKAGSVRSHRHSTYAIKFPTPQGVETIQGDHWVSQVCFAAELKRKNFAIEASHKKKRKLTLDEGAPEQDSEVFWQSQRVEALEGKREPTCEPVISVCLDESRPKRCVEIGANLCEPLRTELMACLKKYLDTFAWAAEDMPGIDIGITCHKLNIDPTYKPVKQKWRKLGPERATAVNEEVEELLKVGSITEVRYPDWLANPVVVKK; encoded by the exons ATGTCCGCTCCAGTAGCTCACGATGTCGTCTCTTTCAAGGACATAGTAACGGCCGACCAGGTCAAACCTCACAACGATCTCCTTGTCATCGAACTGACAATCCAGGACATCGTCGTAGCAAGAGTGTTGGTCGACACCGGATGCTCGGCCAACATTATCTATAAAAGCACCCTCAAGAGAATGGAAATCGACCTGTGCGCCATCACAGAAGGTCCCAGTCCAATTTTCGGACTCTCAGGAGACGCTACTATGACCCTTGGCTCAATCAACCTCTTGGTTAAAGCTGGGAGCGTC CGATCCCATCGACATTCCACCTATGCCATTAAATTTCCGACCCCTCAAGGAGTCGAAACAATTCAAGGAGACCACTGGGTGTCACAAGTATGTTTCGCCGCTgagttaaaaagaaagaactttGCGATCGAAGCTTCccacaagaagaaaagaaagctgACTCTCGACGAGGGCGCCCCAGAACAAGACTCGGAAGTCTTCTGGCAGTCACAGAGGGTCGAAGCTCTAGAAGGGAAGCGCGAACCAACTTGCGAACCGGTAATCTCAGTCTGTCTCGACGAATCCCGCCCAAAACGATGcgtcgagatcggagccaaCCTCTGCGAACCATTGAGAACAGAGCTCATGGCTTGTCTTAAAAAGTACCTCGATACGTTCGCTTGGGCCGCAGAGGATATGCCAGGAATCGACATCGGCATAACATGTCACAAACTCAACATTGACCCGACCTACAAACCCGTAAAACAAAAATGGCGGAAGCTAGGACCAGAGCGTGCTACCGCGGTAAACGAGGAAGTTGAGGAACTCCTCAAAGTAGGGTCAATAACAGAAGTCAGATACCCGGATTGGCTCGCCAATCCCGTCGTGGTCAAAAAGTAA